The genomic DNA TCACACGCCAGAGCGCGACGGCTGTGCCGCTGCGTCTGGATGGTGAAGACCTGACGCTGGTCTCCGTGCAGATCAATGATCAAGCATGGTCTGACTATAAAATAGAAGGCAACCAGCTGATTATCGACAACCTGCCGGAACGCTTTACGCTGCGCATCGTGAATGAAATCAGCCCGGCTGCCAACACGGCGCTGGAAGGGCTTTACCAGTCTGGCGTGGCCCTGTGCACCCAGTGTGAGGCCGAAGGTTTCCGCCACATTACCTGGTATCTTGACCGCCCGGACGTGCTGGCACGCTTTACAACGAAAATCATCGCCGATAAAACCCTCTATCCGTTCCTGCTTTCCAACGGCAACCGCGTAGGTGAAGGCGAGCTGGAAAACGGTCGCCACTGGGTACAGTGGCAGGATCCGTTTCCGAAACCGTGTTACCTGTTTGCGCTGGTGGCGGGTGATTTCGACGTGCTGCGTGATACGTTCAAAACCCGTTCAGGCCGCGACGTCGCGCTGGAGTTGTTCGTCGACCGCGGCAACCTGGACCGCGCGCCATGGGCGATGACCTCGCTTATCAACTCCATGAAGTGGGATGAAGAGCGCTTTGGCCTCGAGTATGACCTCGACATCTATATGATCGTTGCTGTCGACTTCTTCAACATGGGCGCGATGGAGAATAAAGGTCTTAACGTCTTTAACTCCAAATACGTGCTGGCACGTACCGATACCGCGACCGATAAAGATTACCTGGATATTGAACGCGTCATCGGACACGAGTATTTCCATAACTGGACCGGAAACCGCGTCACCTGCCGTGACTGGTTCCAGCTGAGCCTGAAAGAGGGCCTGACCGTCTTCCGTGACCAGGAGTTCAGTTCCGATCTGGGTTCCCGTGCGGTGAACCGCATTAACAACGTGCGCACCATGCGTGGCCTGCAGTTTGCGGAAGATGCCAGCCCAATGGCACACCCTATCCGTCCCGATAAAGTCATCGAGATGAATAACTTCTACACCCTGACGGTGTACGAAAAAGGGGCGGAAATTATCCGTATGATCCATACCCTGCTGGGTGAAGAGAACTTCCAGAAAGGGATGCAGCTCTACTTCGAGCGTCATGACGGCAGCGCAGCCACCTGCGACGATTTTGTGCAAGCGATGGAGGATGCGTCTAATGTCGATCTTTCCCATTTCCGCCGCTGGTACAGCCAGGCCGGGACGCCGATTGTCACCGTCAAAGACGACTACAATCCGGAAACCGAGCAGTACACCCTGACCATCAGCCAGCGCACGCCGCCAACGGCAGAGCAGGAAGAAAAACACCCGCTGCACATTCCGTTCAGTATTGAACTGTATGACAACGAGGGTAACGTGATCCCGCTGCAGAAGGGCGGTCATCCGGTCCACCACGTCCTGAACGTGACCCAGGCGGAACAAACCTTTATCTTTGATAACGTCTATTTCCAGCCGGTTCCCGCGCTGCTGTGTGAATTCTCTGCGCCCGTGAAACTGGAGTATAAGTGGAGTGACCAGCAACTGACGTTCCTGATGCGCCATGCGCGCAATGACTTCTCACGCTGGGATGCGGCGCAAAGCCTGCTGGCGACCTACATCAAGCTGAACGTTAATCGTCATCAGCAGGGCCAGCCGCTGTCGCTGCCGGTTCACGTTGCGGACGCATTCCGCGCAGTCCTGCTGGATGAGAAGATTGACCCGGCGCTGGCGGCTGAAATTCTGACGTTGCCATCCGCAGGCGAAATCGCCGAACTGTTCGACATCATCGATCCGATTGCCATTGTGGCGGTGCGTGAAGCGCTGACCCGTACGCTGGCGAACGAGCTTGCAGACGAATTCCTCGCAATCTACAACGCCAATAAGCTTGACGCTTATCGTGTGGAACATGCTGACATCGGTAAACGTTCCCTGCGTAACACCTGCCTGCGTTATCTGGCCTTTGGTGAGCGCGAGCTGGCAAACACGCTGGTGAGCAAGCAGTATCACGAAGCAGACAACATGACCGACGCGCTGGCCGCCCTGGCTGCAAGTGTTGCCGCCGAACTGCCGTGCCGTGATGCGCTGATGCAGGAGTACGATGACAAGTGGCATCAGGATGGTCTGGTGATGGACAAGTGGTTCATCCTGCAGGCCACCAGCCCGGCGGCCGATGCCCTCAGCAATGTACGCAGTCTGCTGAAGCATCGCTCCTTCACCATGAGCAACCCAAACCGCGTACGTTCCCTGATTGGTGCGTTTGCCAGCAGCAACCCGGCGGCGTTCCATGCGGAAGATGGCAGCGGTTATCAGTTTATGGTGGAAATGTTGACCGAGCTGAACAGCCGTAACCCACAGGTGGCGTCACGCCTGATTGAGCCGCTGATCCGTCTGAAACGCTATGATGCACAGCGCCAGGCGAAAATGCGTGCTGCGCTTGAGCAACTGAAAGGGCTGGAAAACCTGTCTGGCGATCTGTACGAGAAGATCGCTAAGGCACTGGCCTGATCGAAAGACCCATCCTCCCTCTCCCCGTGGGAGAGGGAGGATGTCACCCGTGAGCCGTCATTAACGCTCGCTCGCTGACCCCGCGCTTCATCACCCGATTCAGCACTTCCGCCTCCAGCTCTGCCAGTCTTACCGACCCTACGCGGCGCGGACGCGCAATATCGACCGTGACATCAAGACCGATTTTCCCTTCTTCTATTAGCAGCACGCGGTCTGCCATCGCGACGGCTTCGCTCACGTCATGCGTCACCAGAAGTACCGTAAAGCCATGCTTTTGCCAGAGTGCGGCAATCAGGTCCTGCATTTCGATTCGCGTCAGGGCGTCGAGTGCGCCGAGTGGTTCATCCAGCAGCAACAAGCCCGGACGATGTATCAGCGCCCGCGCCAGCGCCACGCGCTGCTTTTGCCCGCCGGAGAGCGCCGCAGGCCATTCACCCGCACGGTTTTCCAGCCCTACGGCGGCCAGCGCCTGGCGGGCTTCATCCCGCCAGTTGCCGTTGAGGCCCAGTCCGACATTATCAATCACCGTTTTCCAGGGCAGCAGGCGCGCGTCCTGAAACATCATGCGGGTATCGTCCTGAATAGTGGCCAGCGGTGTCGCGCCTGCCAGAATTTCGCCGCCGTTGGGGGATTCCAGCCCGGCTAAAAGGCGTAACAACGTACTCTTGCCGCCGCCGCTGCGGCCCACAATGGCGACAAATTGTCCGGCAGGAATATGCAGGTCCAGCGCGTTGAGAATCGTGTTTTCGCCATAGCGCTTCGTGACACCGTTAAGGAGCAGCGGTGTACCCTGAGTCAGTCGGGCAGTATTCATGCTTTAGCCTCCTGTGAAATATAGGCTGGATTCCAGCGCAGCCAGCTGCGTTCCAGCCACTGGGCGCTGACGTCGGCAAGTTTGCCGAGCAGGGCATAGAGGATAATGGCCACCACCACCACGTCCGTTTGCAGGAATTCGCGGGCGTTCATCGCCAGATAGCCAATCCCTGAGTTTGCAGAGATGGTCTCTGCCACAATCAGCGTCAGCCACATCAGGCCGAGCGCAAAGCGCACGCCGACCATTATGGAGGGCAGGGCGCCCGGCAGGATCACATGGATAAAGAGGGCAAAACCGGACAGGCCGTAACTGCGTGCCATTTCGACCAGTCCGCGATCGATGTTGCGGATCCCATGCCAGGTATTAATGTAAATCGGGAACAGCGTGCCCAGCGCGACGAGAAAAATTTTGGCGCTCTCATCAATACCAAACCATAAAATGACCAGCGGAATCAGCGCCAGATGCGGCACGTTACGCAGCATCTGAATGGAGGTATCGAGCAGCCGCTCGCCCCAGCGAGAAAGCCCGCTGATCAGACCCAGTACCAGGCCGATGCTTCCACCAATCGAAAAACCAATTACCGCACGCCATGAGCTGATGGCCAAATGCTGCCAGAGTTCGCCGCTGACGCTCAGCGACCAGAATGCCTCTATTACGCCCTCCGGAGAGGGCAGAATACGGCTCGACAGCCAGCCGGCAGAAGACGCGAGTTGCCAGACAAGCACAATGCCAACGGGTAAAAACCATGGGGCGGCACGTAGCAACCATTTTTGTGAGGGGGCATTCATGGCAACTCCTTAGCTTTGTGCTGCTCTTCGCGGGATAAACTCGTTAGCCACGGCTTCGCCCTGAAGCTGGAGCTGGCGGGGCTGCGGTACGTCCGGGATGGCGACATCCAGATGCGGGAATAACAGCTCGCCCACTTTGTAGGCCTCTTCCAAGTGTGGATAACCGGAGAGGATAAAACTGTCGATACCCAGGTCCGCGTATTCATTGATCCGCGCAGCCACAGTTGGACCGTCGCCGACCAGCGCGGTACCCGCACCGCCGCGCACCAGACCGACGCCCGCCCACAGGTTCGGGCTGATCTCCAGATTCTCGCGCTTACCGTTGTGCAATGACGCCATTCTGTGCTGGCCGACGGAGTCGGTTTTCGCAAACGCCGCCTGAGCTTTAGCGATAGTCTCATCATCCAGATGCGCGATCAGCCGGTCGGCCGCCTGCCAGGCTTCTTCATTGGTTTCACGCACAATCACATGCAGGCGAATACCAAAGCGTACCTTGCGACCATGCGCTGCCGCTTTGGCGCGCACCTGGGCAATTTTCTCTTTGACCAGCTCGGGCGGCTCACCCCAGGTGAGGTAGAGATCAACCTGTTCTGCCGCCAGATCCTGCGCCACATCTGATGAGCCGCCGAAGTAAAGAGGAGGGCGCGGCTGCTGCACCGGCGGGAAGTAGAGCCTGGCGTCGCGAACGTGAATATGTTTACCTTCGAAGGTGACGGTTTCCCCCTCCAGCAGACGTCGCCAGACGCGGGTGAACTCGGCGGACGCTTCATAGCGTTCGGTGTGATCGAGGAACACGCCGTCACCCGCCAGCTCCTGCGGATCGCTTCCGGTGACCAGGTTAAACAGGGCCCGGCCGTTAGAGAGCCTGTCGAGCGTTGCCGCCTGGCGCGCCGCGACGGTCGGGGAGACCACGCTCGGACGCAGTGCCACGAGGAACTTCAGGCGTTGGGTCACGGGGATCATCGATGCGGCTACCAGCCACGCATCCTCGCACGAGCGTCCGGTGGGGATCAGTACGCCGGTAAAACCGATTCGGTCAGCTGCCTGCGCAATCTGCTGCAGATAGCCGTGGTCAACCGGGCGTGAACCCTCTTCTGTGCCAAGATAGTGTCCATCACCGTGGGTGGGTAAAAACCAGAAAAGATTCAGACTCATGATTTGGTTCCTTCTTTGCCTGCGGGTTGCCAGATGCGTTCGCGAATATTCACCTGTTTTGGAACAAGGCGATTTTGATAGAAGAGATCTGCGGTTTGCTGCTGCAGCGCAGCGACGTGTGCGTCCACCGGGGTAATGGTGGTCTGTGGACGGTGATCGAGATAGCTCGCGATCACCGGCTCAGGTAAGCCCATGGTTTTCGCCAGCAGGGTAATGCTTTCCTGACGTTGGCTTTGCGTTAGCGCATCCGCCTGAGTAAAGGTGTTGAGAACATCCTGAATAAAAGCGCCATTCTTTTCCGCATACGGGCGCGCGGCGAGATAGAACGAGCCGGTTTGTTTCAGCGTGGTGCCATCTTTTAATACCCGCACGCCACCCTGCAGTAAAGCTGCGGAGTAGTAGGGATCCCAGATAGCCCATGCGTCGACATTGCCCTGCTGGAAAGCGGCGCGAGCATCAGCCGGCGTCAAATAGACGGGTTGAATGTCGGTGAATTTAAGCCCCGCCTCCTGCAGGGCCCGCAGCAGCAGGTTATGCGAGCTTGAGCCTTTCTGGAATGCAACCTTGTGGCCTTTGAGATCGGCGACTGTCTTAATGGTGCTATTTTCAGGGACCAGAATGACCTCAGCCTTCGGCTTGGCCGGCTCAACGCCGACATAAACCAGGTCGGCCCCCGCCGCCTGCGCGAATATTGGCGGAATATCCCCGGTGCTGCCGAGGTCGATGCTTCCGACATTCAGGGCTTCCAGCATTTGCGGGCCAGCAGGGAACTCAATCCAGGAGAATGTGGTCTTCGGGAAGCGTTTTTCCAGAAGCTGATGGCTTTTAGCCAGCACCATACTGACGCTGCCTTTCTGATAGCCGATGCGTAAATGTTCAGGCGCCGTCTCTGCCGCGTGGGCCAGCGAGGTGAGCGCCAACAGCCCGGCCAGTCCGAGACGGGTTAATCTTTTAAACATGAGCGACTCCCTGTGATTGGTTAAACGCCGGGGCGTGGATATCTTTGCGGTGCAGGGCATGCCAGAAGGTTTCCAGGGCGCTGTCGAGACGGGTTTGCAGATTCGGCGTGAAGTGAGGCTTGTGTTGATAATCGATAACCTGCGAGTCGTCGGCAAAGACGCCGTGGAGGATCTCCTGCGCTTTTAGCGCATTGAGTACCGGCTTGAGGGCATAATCCACCGCCAGTAAATGGGCCACCGTGCCGCCCGTTGCCAGTGGCAGGACTACTTTGCCGTCCAGCGCACGTTCAGGCAGCAGATCGAGCAGGGTTTTCAGGGCCCCGGAAAACGAAGCTTTATAGATAGGCGTCGCCACGATTAAGCCATCAGCCCCTTTAAGCTGTTCAGTCAGCGTTTGCAGCGCCGGACTGTCAAAACGGGCGTAGAGCAGATCCTCGGGGTCGAAGTTATGCAGATTCCAGTGGCATACTTCCACATCCAGAGCATTGAGCTTTTCACGGGCATATTCCAGCAGCGCGCTGGAGCGAGAGGGGAATCGTGGACTTCCGGCCAGGGTTATGACGCGCATGCATGCTCCTTATAACTAATTGTTTGCTTTTATCTAACATTCATAACAATTTTCAGGAGTGTGACACTGCTCGGTTATTCCACTAAATGATTTATCTGCAATTAAAATGCGAAAAAGCGCATAAGAACGGGGCTGCGAGGTAAACGATTGCGTCTAACGGTGTTTTTTTTGCCACAGGTCAATTCCCTTTCCGGGCCGGATCGCACATAATCCCCTCCCGGTTTGCACACCGGGAATCCAGGAGAGTTCATGTACTACCCCTTCGTTCGTAAAGCCCTTTTCCAGCTCGATCCTGAGCGCGCTCATGAATTTACATTCCAGCAGTTACGTCGTATTACCGGAACGCCGCTGGCCGCACTGGTGCGTCAAAACGTGCCGGAAAAACCTGTGCAATGCATGGGCCTGACCTTTAAAAATCCGCTGGGTCTCGCGGCGGGTCTGGATAAAAATGGTGAGTGCATTGATGCCCTGGGCGCGATGGGCTTTGGCTCCATCGAAATCGGTACCGTCACGCCGCGTCCGCAGCCAGGTAATGATAAGCCGCGTCTGTTCCGCCTGGTCGAAGCCGAAGGGCTGATCAACCGCATGGGCTTTAATAACCTCGGCGTTGATCACCTTGTTGAGAACGTAAAAAAAGCCCATTTTGATGGTGTATTAGGCATCAATATTGGCAAAAATAAAGACACGCCGGTAGAGCAGGGTAAAGATGACTATCTGATTTGTATGGAAAAAGTCTATGCCTACGCGGGGTATATTGCGGTGAATATTTCCTCACCAAATACCCCGGGTCTGCGCTCTTTACAATATGGCGAAGCACTGGACGATCTTCTGAGTGCCATTAAAAATAAACAAAATGAGCTCCAGGCGATCCACCATAAATATGTTCCGGTCGCGGTTAAGATCGCACCGGATCTTTCTGCTGAAGAATTGATCCAGGTTGCCGACAGTTTAGTTCGCCATAATATTGACGGGGTGATTGCGACCAATACCACACTCGATCGCTCGCTCGTTCAGGGAATGAAAAACTGTGACGAAGCGGGTGGGTTAAGTGGACGTCCGGTACAATTAAAAAGCACAGAAATTATTCGTGCCCTGTCAGCAGAATTAAAAGGACGACTGCCGATTATTGGCGTCGGTGGTATCGACTCCGTGATCGCGGCTCGCGAGAAGATGGCGGCGGGTGCCTCACTGGTGCAAATCTATTCCGGTTTTATTTTTAAAGGACCGCAGCTGATTAAAGAAATCGTTACTCATATCTAATCTTTTCTCTTTATCAGACAACCAGGGCTTTATTTCCAGCCCTGGTTGTTTTATATTCCGTCATTGTTGCTTATTTAGTCATTATAGTCTTTTATTAATGGTGTTATAAACGAAGCGGCGAACAGGACATTTTTAGTACAGGAAGTTTGGGGACGGGAGAGAAACATGCGAATTAAACCTGACGATAACTGGCGCTGGTATTTTTGTGACGAGCATGATCGCATGATGCTCGATTTAGCCAATGGTATGTTGTTTCGTTCCCGTTTTGCTCGCCGAATGTTAACCCCGGACGCCTTCTCCCCGTCAGGCTTTTGTGTTGACGACGCTGCGCTTTATTTCTCCTTTGAAGAAAAATGCCGCGACCTGGTGCTTTCTAAAGAGCAGCGTGCCGAACTGGTATTAAATGCGTTAGTGGCTATTCGATTCCTGAAACCGCAAATGCCGAAAAGCTGGCATTTTTTACCGCACAGCATGAACTGGACCCCCGCCACCGGCGATGCGGCGAGTGTAAACCTGAGCGATACCGCTGAAGAGGTGAGCCTGCTGGTGGTTGAGCCTGGCGAAAATGCCGCACTCTGTCTGCTGGCCCAGCCCGGTGTGACCATTGCCGGGCGGACGATGCAACTGGGGGATGCCATTAAGGTAATGAATGACAGGCTGAAACCGCAGCAACGCGTAGACGCTTTCAGCCTCGAGCAGGCCGTTTAAGCTTCCAGCTGTACCGACGTTTTCGGAATACAGCTGCAGCACAGAATTGTACCATCATCGCCAATCGCGGATTTTTTCAGCGCGCTGACTTCCCCTTCGACCAGCTTGATTCGACAGCACCCACAGATGCCTGCCCGGCAGGAGTAAGGTACGCGGATCCCCGCTTGTTCCAGCTGTTCAAGTAAAACCTGCTGATTGTTGCCGCGGATAACGGTGCCCTGCCAGTGAATGTCTACGGGCGAGCTGGCCGGCGTCTCAACGTCGACGAACTCATCTTCCTGACCTGCGCCGTACACTCTTGCGGGTCCACGGGCGAGAATTTCGACTTCGTCGCCCACGCGGATGACGCCGCTTGAGCGCGGAATGAGGTTCTGGCCGAAATCCACATCGCCATTGTCCTGCGCTGTGCGGAATGACTGCAGGGTTTTTAACGGCTCGCCGGAAGGGTGTTTCTGGCCTTTTTCGGGACTGACGGTGGTAAAGATACAGCGGCTGCAGGGCTTCACGACATCAAATACCACGCTGCCGATACGGATCACTTTCCAGGTATCCTCTTCCCAGGCGTCAGCGCCTGTAACAACCAGGTTGGGACGAAACTGCTCCATCTGAACGCTGGCTTTACAGCGACGCTGCAGGTCGCGCAGGGAGGCGTCGTTAGTCAACAGGAAGGGGAAGCCGTCCGCGAATGAGAGCGGGACCGCCTCGTGGCGCTTAACGCGCCGCGTCAGCGCCGGGCCGACCCAGCGCAGCTGCACATCCCGGGAGAAGAAGCCGCTCAGCCAGCGGTTAATGTCATCCGGGGCGATGCGCGCGGTAAAATGATTGCCCCACACTTCCGTTGGCGCTTCGACAGGCGCAAAATCAGCAAAGCGGATCACCACGCTGGAGCCATCCGGCGCGGTGAGATGCAAACCGTCATAAAGCGGGGAAGGGGTAAAGCGAACCATTTGTGGGAACTGGCGTGCGGTAATGAACGTACCGTCAGGTTCGGTGACCATAAAGATACGATCGAAGGCAAATCCGCTCATGTCGGCCAGCGCGTGTGAAACGCCGATCCCGCGCATGGATTTCACCGGATGAATAAAAAGCCTGGATAACGTCGCCACTGCACAGCCCCTCGAATGAAAATAAGCCTTCAACTTTATGACATACACGCCATATTAGCTATAATGCGCGACAATTTTCTAAGAGTAAAAGTGACGATATGAATTCTCTGTTTGCCAGTACGGCCCGTGGGCTGGAAGAGCTGTTAAAAACTGAACTGGAAACCCTGGGCGCGCAAGAGTGCCAGGTGGTTCAGGGTGGTGTCCATTTTGAGGGCGACACACGGCTTATTTACCAGAGCCTGATGTGGAGCCGTCTGGCATCACGCATCATGCTGCCGATGAAAGAGTGCAAGGTTTACAGCGACCTTGACCTCTATACCGGCGTACAGATGATCGACTGGACAGAGATCTTCTCCCCGAATGCCACCTTTGCCGTGCACTTTAATGGCGTGAACGATGAAATCCGCAACAGCCAGTACGGTGCCCTGCGCGTTAAAGACGCCATTGTGGACTGCTTCACGCGTAAAAATAAGGAACGCCCAAACGTCGATCGTGAAAATCCCGATCTGCGGATCAACGTCTGGCTCAACGGCGACACCGCCAGTATCTCTCTGGATCTGAGCGGCGCGGGTCTGCACCTGCGTGGTTATCGCGATCGTACCGGTATGGCGCCCATCAAAGAGACTCTCGCCGCCGCCATCGTGATGCGTTCCGGCTGGCAGCCAGGCACACCGCTGCTCGACCCGATGTGTGGCTCCGGTACGCTGCTGATTGAGGCCGCTATGCTGGCCACCGACCGCGCACCGGGCCTGCACCGCGGCCATTGGGGCTTCAGCGGCTGGGCGCAGCACGATGAGGCGCTGTGGAAAGAGGTCAAAGACGAAGCGCAGACCCGTGCACGTAAAGGTCTGGCGGAGTACACCTCCCATTTCTACGGCTCTGACAGCGACTCACGCGTCATTGAGCGTGCGCGCAGCAACGCCCGCCGTGCCGGTATCGGCGAGCTGGTCACCTTCGAAGTGAAAGACGTGGCGAACCTGACCAATCCGCTGCCAAAAGGCCCATACGGTACCGTTATCAGCAACCCGCCTTACGGCGAGCGTCTTGATAGCGAACCGGCGCTGATTGCCCTGCACAGCCTGCTGGGCCGTAATATGAAAAATGACTTTGGCGGCTGGAACCTGTCGCTGTTTAGCGCCTCGCCAGAACTGCTGAGCTGTCTGCAACTGCGTGCCGAACGCCAGTTTAAGGCGAAAAACGGCCCGCTGGACTGCGTGCAGAAAAACTACCATCTGGCCGAGAAAGCGGCGGACAGTAAACCATCGGGTGTGGCGGAAGATTACGCTAACCGCCTGCGTAAGAATCTGAAGAAATTCGAAAAATGGGCGAAACAGGAAGGTATCGAATGTTATCGCCTGTATGATGCCGATCTGCCGGAGTACAACGTGGCGGTTGACCGTTACGCTGACTGGGTTGTGGTGCAGGAATATGCGCCGCCAAAAACGATTGATGCACAAAAAGCGCGTCAGCGTATGCTGGACGTGATTGCGGCAACAATTTCGGTGCTGGGCATTGCGCCTAACAAACTGGTGCTGAAAACCCGTGAGCGTCAGAAAGGGAAAAATCAGTATCAGAAAATGGGTGAGAAGGGTGACTTTATCGAGGTGGGCGAATACAACGCGCGCCTGTGGGTTAACCTGACCGATTATCTGGATACCGGTCTGTTCCTTGACCACCGTATCGCCCGCCGCATGCTGGGCCAGATGAGCAAGGGTAAAGACTTCCTGAACCTGTTCTCCTATACCGGCAGCGCCAGCGTGCATGCTGGCCTTGGCGGCGCGCGCAGTACCACCACGGTGGATATGTCCCGTACTTACCTGGAATGGGCAGAACGTAACCTGCGCCTGAACGGTCTCACCGGGCGTCAGCATCGTCTGATGCAGGCTGACGTGCTGGGCTGGCTACGCGAAACGAACGAACAATTTGATCTGATCTTCATCGATCCCCCAACGTTCTCTAACTCCAAGCGTATGGAAGATAGCTTTGACGTTCAACGCGATCACCTGCGCCTGATGACCGACCTGAAACGCCTGCTGCGTAAGGGCGGTACCATTATGTTCTCGAATAACAAACGCGGCTTCCGCATGGATCATGAGGGGCTGGCTGCTCTGGGGCTGAAAGCACAAGAAATTAGCCAAAAAACGCTGTCCCAGGACTTTGCCCGTAATCGTCAGATCCATAACTGCTGGTTGATCTCCGCGGTCTGAAAGGAATAATACATGTCTTTAATTAGTATGCACGGCGCGTGGCTCTCTTTCAGCGACTCGCCGCTTCTCGACAATGCAGAACTGCACATCGAGGACAACGAGCGCGTCTGTCTGGTCGGCCGTAACGGCGCGGGTAAATCCACGCTGATGAAAATCCTCAACCGCGAACAGGGCCTGGACGACGGGCGTATTGTTTACGAGCAGGATCTTATCGTCTCTCGCCTGCAGCAGGATCCGCCGCGTCACGTGACCGGCAGCGTTTACGATTTTGTTGCCGAAGGTATCTCTGAGCAGGCCGAATACCTGAAGCGTTATCACGAGATTTCTCACCTGGTGATGACCGACCCGAGCGACAAGAATCTTAACGAACTGGCGAAAGTGCAGGAGATGCTCGATCACCACGGCCTGTGGCAGCTCGAAAACCGCATCAATGAAGTGCTGGCGCAGCTCGGACTGGAACCGGACATGGAGCTGTCGGCGCTTTCAGGCGGCTGGCTGCGTAAGGCCGCGCTTGGCCGCGCGCTGGTCAGCGGGCCGAAAGTGCTGCTGCTGGATGAACCGACGAACCACCTGGACATCGAAGCGATAGACTGGCTGGAAGGGTTCCTCAAAACCTTCAACGGGACCATTATCTTCATCTCCCACGACCGTTCGTTTATCCGCAATATGGCCACGCGTATTGTCGATCTCGATCGCGGCAAGCTGGTGACCTACCCTGGCGATTACGATACCTATCTGCTGGAGAAAGAAGAAAACCTGCGTGTGGAAGAGTTGCAGAACGCTGAATTCGACCGCAAGCTGGCGCAGGAAGAGGTCTGGATCCGTCAGGGCATCAAAGCACGTCGTACCCGTAACGAAGGCCGCGTTCGCGCGCTGAAAGCGATGCGTCGTGAACGCAGCGAGCGCCGCGAAGTGATGGGCAGCGCCAGAATGCAGGTTGAAGAGGCCTCCCGTTCCGGCAAAATTGTCTTCGAAATGGAAAACGTCAACTATCAGGTTGATGGCAAAGTGCTGGTGAAAGACTTCTCCGCACAGGTTCAGCGTGGGGATAAAATCGCGCTGATCGGGCCGAATGGCTGCGGTAAAACCACGCTGTTGAAGCTGATGCTGGATCAGCTGAAGCCTGACAGCGGCCGCATTCACTGCGGGACTAAGCTCGAAGTGGCTTACTTCGACCAGCACCGTGCGGAGCTGGATCCGGACAGAACGGTGATGGATAACCTGGCGGAAGGTAAACAAGAGGTGATGGTTAACGGTAAGCCGCGCCATGTGCTGGGCTACCTGCAGGACTTCCTGTTCCATCCGAAACGTGCGCTGACGCCGGTACGCGCGTTGTCAGGCGGTGAGCGAAATCGTCTGCTGCTGGCACGTCTGTTCCTGAAGCCAAGTAACCTGCTGATCCTCGATGAACCAACAAACGACCTGGACGTGGAAACGCTCGAACTGCTGGAAGAGCTGATCGACGGCTATCAG from Enterobacter ludwigii includes the following:
- a CDS encoding ABC transporter ATP-binding protein; the protein is MSLISMHGAWLSFSDSPLLDNAELHIEDNERVCLVGRNGAGKSTLMKILNREQGLDDGRIVYEQDLIVSRLQQDPPRHVTGSVYDFVAEGISEQAEYLKRYHEISHLVMTDPSDKNLNELAKVQEMLDHHGLWQLENRINEVLAQLGLEPDMELSALSGGWLRKAALGRALVSGPKVLLLDEPTNHLDIEAIDWLEGFLKTFNGTIIFISHDRSFIRNMATRIVDLDRGKLVTYPGDYDTYLLEKEENLRVEELQNAEFDRKLAQEEVWIRQGIKARRTRNEGRVRALKAMRRERSERREVMGSARMQVEEASRSGKIVFEMENVNYQVDGKVLVKDFSAQVQRGDKIALIGPNGCGKTTLLKLMLDQLKPDSGRIHCGTKLEVAYFDQHRAELDPDRTVMDNLAEGKQEVMVNGKPRHVLGYLQDFLFHPKRALTPVRALSGGERNRLLLARLFLKPSNLLILDEPTNDLDVETLELLEELIDGYQGTVMLVSHDRQFVDNTVTECWIFEGEGRIGQYVGGYHDAKGQQSQSQALKQAKSRTSSEPAVTKAETVKKTSVKLSYNLQRELEGLPQRLEELEAALEDLQAQVADASFFTQSHDYTQKVLAELSAAEKALEEAFERWEYLESLKNGA